From Sphingopyxis sp. USTB-05, the proteins below share one genomic window:
- a CDS encoding sensor histidine kinase, whose amino-acid sequence MPLKPEHRQTISLVAATWILSGVLYIIPYHLFSGAGIYVTVSVINICVMGALLSGGVYWAVRATRRRNTVVRLAAMGAAVILASGSLALIDASTGEWIGRLVVSPQQSAPFALRATNNFIALVWQFALLGAAFTVIEANKLTRERELELAVAREAASRAEAAASAASLAALRYQLNPHFLFNTLNAISSLIVTKEYRTADAMLAKLSEFLRATLSSQPDALLPLEDELATLQHYLEIESVRFGERLAVEFVCPPALNSALVPGFLLQPLIENAIKYALAPSAVPVTIKVEASSDADMLLVSVEDDGAGQEKDARPGTGVGIANVRQRLETLYGAKGSLETLKRERGFLAIARLPLERRNELAA is encoded by the coding sequence ATGCCGCTGAAGCCCGAACACCGCCAGACCATCTCTCTGGTTGCCGCGACCTGGATCCTGTCCGGGGTACTCTACATCATCCCCTATCACCTGTTCAGCGGTGCAGGCATCTATGTCACCGTCTCGGTCATCAACATCTGCGTGATGGGCGCGCTGCTGTCGGGCGGCGTCTATTGGGCGGTCCGGGCCACGCGCCGCCGCAATACCGTCGTCCGCCTCGCCGCGATGGGCGCGGCGGTGATCCTCGCGTCGGGGTCGCTGGCGCTGATCGACGCTTCGACCGGCGAATGGATCGGGCGGCTCGTCGTATCACCGCAACAATCCGCGCCGTTCGCGCTGCGCGCGACGAACAATTTCATCGCGCTCGTCTGGCAGTTCGCCTTGCTCGGCGCCGCCTTCACCGTGATCGAGGCGAACAAGCTGACGCGTGAGCGCGAACTGGAGCTTGCCGTGGCTCGCGAAGCAGCGAGCCGCGCCGAGGCCGCCGCAAGCGCTGCCAGCCTCGCGGCGCTGCGTTACCAGCTCAACCCGCATTTCCTGTTCAACACGCTCAATGCGATCTCGTCGCTGATTGTCACGAAGGAATATCGCACCGCCGATGCGATGCTTGCCAAGCTGTCCGAGTTCCTGCGCGCGACCTTGTCGTCGCAGCCCGATGCCTTGCTACCGCTCGAGGACGAGCTCGCGACGCTGCAACATTATCTCGAGATCGAGAGCGTACGCTTCGGCGAGCGGCTCGCGGTCGAATTTGTCTGCCCGCCCGCGCTTAACAGCGCGCTGGTGCCAGGTTTCCTCCTCCAGCCGTTGATCGAGAATGCGATCAAATATGCGCTCGCACCATCCGCGGTGCCGGTGACGATCAAGGTCGAAGCGTCGAGCGACGCCGACATGCTGCTCGTCTCGGTCGAGGACGATGGCGCCGGACAGGAAAAGGATGCACGGCCCGGCACCGGCGTCGGTATCGCCAACGTCCGCCAGCGGCTCGAAACGCTCTATGGTGCGAAGGGCAGCCTCGAAACGCTGAAACGCGAACGCGGCTTTCTTGCGATCGCGCGACTGCCGCTCGAACGGCGCAACGAGTTAGCGGCATGA
- a CDS encoding enoyl-CoA hydratase/isomerase family protein has protein sequence MIAGKISAAFALASLAVTGAAEAKPKVAAAAPAAESEQFRITKVTPAYWRVTIDKPPFNIYGPDSMAPLNRVITAIETDPALKVVVFDSAIPGFFLTHYDFTVPLDQTTSMPPGPTGLPQLPDMLVRLSKAPVVSIVSIRGRATGVGSELSLASDMRFASREKAILSQFEIGAGFAPGGGPMARLPRLVGRGRALEILLSGNDIGGELAERYGYVNRALPDAELDGFVDTLARRIASFDKQSIGQIKALVNEASLPPDEAIGAEWAAFLESVQRPAAQELIGGLLKAGLQTNADVETNLAKYTGEANVQRNAGQ, from the coding sequence ATGATTGCAGGGAAAATTTCCGCGGCTTTCGCGCTGGCGTCGCTCGCGGTCACGGGCGCGGCCGAAGCGAAACCCAAAGTCGCCGCAGCGGCGCCGGCAGCCGAGAGCGAGCAGTTTCGGATCACCAAGGTTACACCGGCCTATTGGCGGGTCACGATCGACAAGCCGCCCTTCAACATCTACGGCCCGGATTCGATGGCGCCGCTGAACCGCGTCATCACCGCGATCGAAACCGATCCCGCGCTAAAGGTCGTCGTATTCGACAGCGCGATCCCCGGCTTCTTCCTGACGCATTATGATTTCACGGTTCCGCTCGACCAGACGACGAGCATGCCGCCCGGACCGACCGGCCTGCCCCAGCTCCCCGACATGCTCGTCCGGCTTAGCAAGGCGCCCGTCGTATCGATCGTGTCGATCCGCGGGCGCGCCACCGGAGTCGGCAGCGAATTGTCGTTGGCGAGCGACATGCGTTTTGCCAGCCGGGAAAAAGCGATCCTCTCGCAGTTCGAGATCGGCGCCGGCTTCGCGCCGGGCGGGGGTCCGATGGCGCGGCTTCCGCGTCTCGTCGGCCGCGGCCGCGCGCTCGAAATACTGCTCAGCGGCAACGACATCGGCGGCGAACTCGCCGAACGCTATGGCTATGTGAACCGCGCGCTCCCCGACGCCGAGCTCGACGGCTTCGTTGACACGCTCGCGCGCCGCATTGCTTCGTTCGACAAACAGTCGATCGGGCAGATCAAGGCGCTGGTGAACGAGGCGAGCCTGCCGCCCGACGAAGCGATTGGCGCCGAATGGGCGGCCTTTCTTGAATCGGTCCAGCGCCCGGCGGCGCAGGAACTGATCGGTGGCTTGCTGAAGGCGGGGCTTCAGACGAACGCCGACGTCGAAACCAATCTCGCCAAATATACCGGCGAGGCGAATGTTCAGCGGAATGCGGGACAATGA
- a CDS encoding NADPH-dependent FMN reductase, whose protein sequence is MGKPRIAIIMSTTRATRFADKPAQWIHDLAVARGDMDVELVDLRDYPMPFFDEPASNAYVPSANEVAQRWQEKVGGFDGYIFVTAEYNHGISGVLKNALDYAYPEWARKPGACLGYGSVGGARACEQLRLVMVELQMAPTRNGVHIQGGDFFDALQNGRDIASLPYIGPNAELMLDELHWWAIALSTARAAAPTT, encoded by the coding sequence ATGGGGAAGCCCCGGATTGCAATCATTATGAGCACGACGCGCGCTACGCGCTTTGCCGACAAGCCGGCCCAATGGATCCACGATCTTGCGGTGGCGCGCGGTGACATGGATGTCGAATTGGTCGATCTGCGCGACTATCCGATGCCCTTTTTCGACGAGCCGGCATCGAACGCCTATGTCCCCTCGGCGAACGAGGTGGCGCAGCGCTGGCAGGAAAAGGTCGGCGGGTTCGACGGCTACATCTTTGTCACCGCCGAATATAACCACGGTATCTCCGGGGTCCTGAAGAACGCGCTCGACTACGCCTATCCCGAATGGGCGCGCAAGCCGGGCGCCTGCCTCGGATATGGCAGCGTTGGCGGCGCGCGCGCGTGCGAGCAGTTGCGGCTGGTCATGGTTGAACTGCAGATGGCGCCAACCCGCAACGGCGTGCACATCCAAGGCGGCGATTTCTTCGACGCGCTCCAGAACGGCCGCGATATTGCGAGCCTTCCCTACATCGGGCCGAACGCCGAACTGATGCTGGACGAGCTGCACTGGTGGGCCATCGCGCTTTCAACCGCGCGCGCCGCGGCGCCAACTACCTGA
- a CDS encoding MFS transporter encodes MGLALALFIAFAVIETRVARPMLDLGLFRYRQFVGVQLLAAAPAYGFVVLLILLPIRLVGIDGMSAPEAGRTMLAMSAPLLVLPLLAGSLARWLSPAILCGFGLLIASVGLFWLGQIPIRAGIAAIAPALLVIGVGISFPWGLMDGLAVSVVPKERVGMAAGIFGTVRVAGEGIALALVTALLNALAQSHVSELVPQSTSSSAIAQRLAAGDLTGASALAPQLSPSTLLAGYSDAFGTLTLCLATVTLATAVVVFLSLRTPAAKQDQVALLQSTKSTVSTDPGQISIET; translated from the coding sequence ATGGGGTTGGCTCTCGCGCTGTTTATCGCGTTCGCTGTGATCGAGACCCGTGTTGCCCGGCCGATGCTGGACCTCGGCCTGTTTCGCTATCGGCAGTTTGTTGGTGTTCAACTTCTCGCGGCAGCTCCCGCCTACGGCTTCGTAGTGCTTCTGATCCTGCTGCCGATCCGCCTCGTCGGAATTGATGGAATGTCCGCCCCGGAAGCAGGCCGGACCATGCTCGCCATGTCGGCGCCGCTGCTCGTCCTGCCGCTGCTCGCGGGATCGCTGGCCCGCTGGCTGTCACCAGCGATACTCTGCGGCTTCGGCCTCTTGATCGCCAGTGTGGGCCTCTTTTGGCTTGGTCAAATTCCGATTCGTGCCGGGATCGCCGCAATCGCACCGGCCCTCCTTGTCATCGGCGTTGGCATCAGCTTCCCGTGGGGACTGATGGACGGGCTCGCGGTCAGCGTAGTGCCAAAGGAACGAGTTGGTATGGCTGCAGGCATCTTCGGGACCGTTCGCGTCGCCGGCGAGGGCATTGCGCTGGCGCTGGTCACGGCTCTTCTCAACGCCCTGGCGCAATCGCACGTCTCAGAGCTCGTACCGCAGAGCACGAGTTCTTCTGCCATCGCACAGCGGCTTGCGGCGGGCGATCTGACGGGTGCCTCCGCGCTCGCTCCACAGCTGTCGCCGTCGACATTGCTCGCCGGCTACAGTGATGCGTTCGGCACGCTCACGCTGTGCCTCGCCACCGTCACGCTAGCTACGGCGGTAGTCGTGTTCCTCTCGTTGAGGACACCGGCTGCCAAACAGGACCAAGTGGCACTGCTTCAATCCACCAAATCCACCGTATCGACTGACCCTGGACAGATATCCATCGAGACATGA
- a CDS encoding epoxide hydrolase family protein — MSIFHNLLGRRNFLASAAVGSSLIMPVWAQASDAVGEALSGASGSGGAGIRPFKFRATEAALADLKRRIAASKWPSEELVPDASQGVKLATMRKLASYWEKEHDWRKGEAKLNAHPQFITNIDGVDIHFIHVRSKHANALPVIITHGWPGSIIEQTKVIEPLTNPTAFGGTAADAFDVVIPSLPGHGFSGKPTELGWDPIRIAKAWIVLMKRLGYNHYVAQGGDWGNAVTEQMALIAPPELVGVHTNMPATVPDDIAKALAAGGAAPEGLTADEKYAYDQLDFFYKHGLGYAQEMAGRPQTLYALEDSPIGLAAWMLDHDARSQDLIARIFDGAAEGLSRDDILDNVTLYWLTGTAVSSARLYWESKLPFFAPKGVKIPMGVSAFPDEIYTAPQSWAEKAYPKLIHYNRLPKGGHFAAWEQPAAFTSELRATFKSLR, encoded by the coding sequence ATGTCCATTTTCCATAATTTGCTCGGGAGGCGAAATTTCCTTGCCTCCGCAGCGGTCGGATCGAGCCTGATCATGCCCGTCTGGGCGCAGGCTAGCGATGCAGTGGGCGAAGCCCTGTCGGGCGCATCCGGATCGGGCGGCGCCGGCATCCGCCCGTTTAAATTCCGTGCGACCGAGGCCGCCCTTGCCGACCTCAAACGCCGTATCGCGGCATCCAAATGGCCGAGCGAGGAACTCGTCCCCGACGCGTCGCAAGGCGTGAAGCTCGCGACGATGCGCAAGCTCGCATCCTATTGGGAGAAGGAGCATGACTGGCGCAAGGGCGAGGCAAAGCTGAACGCCCATCCGCAATTCATCACCAATATCGACGGCGTCGACATCCATTTCATCCACGTCCGTTCCAAACATGCGAACGCCCTGCCCGTCATCATCACCCACGGCTGGCCGGGATCGATCATCGAACAGACGAAGGTCATCGAACCGCTGACCAACCCCACCGCGTTCGGCGGCACCGCGGCCGACGCCTTCGATGTCGTCATTCCCTCGCTTCCGGGGCACGGCTTTTCGGGCAAGCCCACCGAACTCGGCTGGGATCCGATCCGCATCGCCAAGGCATGGATCGTGCTGATGAAGCGGCTCGGCTACAACCACTATGTCGCGCAGGGCGGCGACTGGGGCAATGCGGTGACCGAACAGATGGCACTGATCGCGCCGCCCGAACTCGTCGGCGTCCACACCAACATGCCGGCGACGGTTCCCGACGATATCGCCAAGGCGCTGGCGGCGGGCGGTGCGGCCCCGGAAGGGCTGACCGCCGACGAGAAATATGCCTACGACCAGCTCGACTTCTTCTACAAGCATGGCCTCGGCTATGCGCAGGAGATGGCGGGGCGGCCGCAGACGCTCTACGCACTCGAAGATTCGCCGATCGGGCTCGCCGCGTGGATGCTCGATCACGACGCGCGGAGCCAGGACCTGATCGCGCGCATTTTCGACGGCGCCGCCGAAGGGCTGTCGCGCGACGATATCCTCGACAATGTCACCCTCTATTGGCTGACCGGCACCGCCGTCTCCTCGGCGCGGCTCTACTGGGAGAGCAAGCTGCCCTTCTTCGCGCCGAAGGGCGTCAAGATTCCGATGGGCGTCAGCGCTTTTCCGGACGAGATTTACACCGCGCCGCAAAGCTGGGCGGAGAAAGCCTATCCGAAGCTGATCCACTATAACCGCTTGCCCAAGGGCGGACATTTCGCGGCATGGGAACAGCCGGCGGCGTTCACGTCGGAACTGCGCGCGACCTTCAAGTCGCTGCGCTGA
- a CDS encoding carbohydrate porin, translated as MTFSARQMVAPLLIASSITAAAQAQEIDDETAVAPAMAGDMLGLRPRLADAGVELTGHYVAETAWNFRGGQRPDVTETGEFGVRLRFDMQRIAGTDGSFQATITYRHGPQLDAKAGLGTLQEVQEIYGRGRTWRLTQFWYEQRFANGAIAVKAGRTAPSEDFSAFSCSFQNLSFCGSQPGNIVTDYWYNWPVSQWGLRLRAAHRGAYAQIGIYEENPRNLDKSFTIGRFKGATGALIPIELGLTRGGDGGPVGSYKIGGWISTADAPDLYLDVDREPAILTGRPPMQRGSAHGVWLAVEQQLSGRSARGASTSGISIFFNALAADRRTSRIDNQIVAGLFVHDPLPGVAGDMIGFGVARTHVNNWIERAERLAGKPPRGAEYVFELFYGFRPVGWLDLRPNVQWIHHPGGRRDARAVGVAGLKAVLRL; from the coding sequence GTGACATTTTCCGCCAGACAGATGGTTGCACCGCTTCTGATAGCATCGTCGATCACTGCAGCCGCACAGGCGCAGGAAATCGACGACGAAACGGCGGTTGCGCCCGCGATGGCAGGCGACATGCTGGGCCTTCGCCCTCGCCTCGCCGATGCGGGGGTCGAGCTTACCGGCCATTATGTTGCCGAGACCGCCTGGAATTTTCGCGGCGGTCAACGGCCGGATGTGACCGAGACCGGCGAGTTCGGCGTCCGGCTCCGGTTCGACATGCAGCGGATTGCGGGTACGGACGGCAGCTTTCAGGCGACGATTACCTACCGCCACGGTCCGCAGCTCGATGCGAAGGCGGGGCTCGGCACGCTTCAGGAAGTACAGGAGATCTACGGCCGTGGCCGGACCTGGCGCCTGACGCAATTCTGGTACGAGCAGCGCTTTGCGAACGGCGCCATCGCAGTGAAGGCCGGCCGAACGGCACCGAGCGAAGACTTCTCCGCCTTTTCCTGCTCTTTCCAGAACCTCAGCTTCTGCGGCTCACAGCCGGGCAATATCGTCACCGACTATTGGTACAACTGGCCCGTCAGCCAATGGGGGCTACGGCTGCGGGCGGCGCATCGCGGTGCCTACGCACAGATCGGCATCTATGAGGAAAATCCTCGCAACCTCGACAAGAGCTTCACCATCGGGCGTTTCAAAGGCGCAACCGGCGCACTGATCCCGATCGAGCTCGGACTGACACGCGGCGGCGATGGCGGGCCGGTGGGCAGCTACAAGATCGGCGGCTGGATCAGCACCGCCGATGCGCCCGACCTGTACCTCGACGTCGACCGCGAACCCGCAATCCTGACCGGCCGCCCGCCGATGCAACGAGGATCGGCGCATGGCGTCTGGTTGGCGGTCGAGCAGCAGCTCAGCGGTCGCTCGGCGCGCGGCGCCAGCACCTCGGGCATCAGTATCTTCTTCAACGCCCTTGCCGCCGATCGCCGCACGTCGCGCATCGACAACCAGATCGTCGCCGGGCTGTTCGTGCACGACCCGCTGCCGGGCGTCGCGGGCGATATGATCGGTTTCGGTGTCGCCCGAACGCACGTCAACAATTGGATCGAGCGAGCCGAACGCCTCGCCGGAAAGCCGCCGCGCGGCGCCGAATATGTATTCGAGCTTTTCTACGGCTTCAGGCCGGTCGGCTGGCTCGACCTCCGCCCCAATGTCCAGTGGATCCACCATCCCGGCGGCCGCCGCGATGCGCGCGCGGTCGGCGTCGCGGGGCTCAAGGCGGTGCTGCGCCTCTGA
- a CDS encoding isochorismatase family cysteine hydrolase produces the protein MALPTYKRASTALLFIDPYNDFLSEGGKAWPRVGPIAEEIGLLDNLRAIVAAVRNAGIQVVIAPHRRWEPGDYEDWDHPNPTQIGIMSRHSFARGEWGGEWHPDFVPESGDIVAKEHWGQSGFANTDLDQQLRQRGITHVILIGLLANTCVESTGRYAMEIGYHVTLVRDATAAYSKEMMHAAHELNGPTYAHAILTTAELLEAIAAAGVDR, from the coding sequence ATGGCATTGCCGACCTACAAGCGGGCGTCGACCGCGCTGCTTTTCATCGATCCTTACAACGACTTCCTGTCCGAAGGTGGAAAGGCCTGGCCGCGCGTCGGGCCGATCGCCGAGGAGATCGGACTGCTCGACAATCTGCGCGCGATCGTCGCGGCCGTTCGCAATGCCGGCATCCAGGTCGTCATCGCGCCGCACCGCCGCTGGGAGCCCGGAGATTACGAGGATTGGGATCATCCCAATCCGACGCAGATCGGGATCATGAGCCGGCACAGCTTCGCGCGCGGCGAGTGGGGCGGCGAATGGCATCCCGACTTCGTCCCGGAATCCGGCGATATCGTTGCCAAGGAACATTGGGGACAAAGCGGCTTCGCCAATACCGACCTCGATCAGCAGCTGCGCCAGCGCGGAATCACGCACGTCATCCTGATCGGTCTTCTCGCCAATACCTGCGTCGAATCGACAGGGCGCTATGCGATGGAAATCGGCTATCATGTCACGCTGGTTCGCGATGCGACCGCCGCCTATTCGAAGGAGATGATGCACGCGGCGCACGAACTCAACGGACCGACCTATGCGCATGCGATACTGACCACCGCAGAGCTGCTTGAGGCGATCGCCGCCGCCGGGGTGGATCGATGA
- a CDS encoding triacylglycerol lipase codes for MTIMRTLPALAIGLTLSGAAAPVAAAAAAQCTAGWAGTVEYSRHQASSDSKTVKRVSGKGTETTNSSINDDYVAHVAVRPAPDGEYSLGTANINLNATATETINSNDQMICPHERTMRQMSGQFVSKSERRGNASGLEAGVDITTDSDGTYSVSVRLPEFQGTASGSNSASFSGQCKSKEATNQKIADMPTTIDAMRFSSSGEDRMQPSDPNRLTGAHSVTSYGVTESLRWNLRRCGGDLRLVDVKFEDMRFPTWDAWKEIVEQVGTIDGNIVRLTAVVANDSPDEKSATVKFRDTYKGDKWDGAKPDGLLGEVSVTVPAGQQREVQFKWDSSGYAWFDDGRPRLMQRIKAEVEDKGKKVDDMTRNLKVSPKPLVLVHGLWSNWRAWEPWQNILTTSHSFDWKAFPVGEKPEHGRMNTGDEMGNFGPTNTIAQNAVELGNYVRYAQKDRNAWHVDLVAHSMGGLISRRYIHATMPTYPDGKPQISHLVMLGTPNRGSSCADLMSIPLELAGRPMEALRELRPINVMKFNAETVDRKGVLFSVLAGNPLPPVCRMLTRSDGVVAEPSAKWMIADNETQAVLHTSMTETGPFSTFVMPRIALGPGEQSGSASKSAATAGSARAPARLMLLGVEGPEDESGSTTPDFSKILLIAPGQTLTITIPVEEASNFGMTFLAANSVSATLIDDKGQVVASNRSDTPEANQIFRSIFIDRATTKGSWKLTLESKDRADREIILSTWSNAIR; via the coding sequence ATGACGATCATGCGCACCTTGCCGGCCCTTGCGATCGGATTGACGCTGTCGGGTGCGGCCGCCCCGGTGGCAGCCGCAGCGGCCGCCCAATGCACGGCTGGCTGGGCGGGAACGGTGGAATATTCGCGTCACCAGGCGAGCAGCGACTCCAAAACAGTCAAGCGGGTTTCGGGCAAGGGCACCGAGACGACCAACAGCTCGATCAACGACGACTATGTCGCGCATGTCGCGGTCCGGCCGGCGCCCGATGGCGAATACAGCCTCGGCACGGCGAATATAAATCTCAACGCGACGGCGACCGAAACCATAAACTCCAACGACCAGATGATCTGTCCGCACGAGCGTACGATGCGCCAGATGTCGGGGCAGTTTGTGAGCAAGAGCGAGCGACGCGGTAACGCAAGCGGCCTCGAGGCGGGCGTGGACATCACGACCGATAGCGACGGCACCTATAGCGTCAGCGTCCGGCTGCCCGAGTTCCAAGGCACCGCCTCGGGATCGAATTCGGCAAGCTTCAGTGGCCAGTGCAAATCGAAGGAGGCCACGAACCAGAAGATTGCAGACATGCCCACCACGATCGACGCGATGCGCTTCTCGAGCAGCGGCGAAGACCGGATGCAGCCATCCGATCCCAACCGCCTGACAGGCGCGCACTCGGTTACCTCCTATGGTGTGACCGAGTCGCTGCGCTGGAACCTGCGTCGCTGCGGTGGCGATCTGCGCCTCGTCGATGTGAAGTTCGAGGACATGCGCTTTCCCACCTGGGACGCCTGGAAAGAGATCGTCGAGCAGGTTGGCACGATCGATGGCAATATCGTGCGCCTGACAGCAGTCGTCGCAAACGACAGCCCCGACGAGAAATCGGCGACGGTGAAGTTCCGTGACACCTACAAGGGCGACAAATGGGACGGCGCCAAGCCCGACGGCCTGCTCGGCGAAGTCTCGGTCACCGTGCCGGCAGGCCAGCAGCGCGAAGTGCAGTTCAAGTGGGACAGCTCGGGCTATGCCTGGTTCGACGACGGCCGGCCGCGGCTCATGCAGCGTATCAAGGCCGAGGTCGAGGACAAGGGGAAGAAGGTCGACGACATGACGCGCAATCTGAAAGTTTCGCCGAAACCGCTCGTGCTCGTTCACGGCCTCTGGTCCAACTGGCGCGCGTGGGAGCCTTGGCAGAATATCCTGACCACCAGCCACAGCTTTGACTGGAAGGCCTTTCCCGTCGGCGAGAAACCGGAACATGGGCGGATGAACACCGGCGATGAGATGGGCAACTTCGGTCCCACCAACACGATCGCCCAAAATGCCGTCGAGCTCGGCAATTATGTCCGCTACGCGCAAAAGGACCGCAATGCGTGGCATGTCGACCTTGTCGCGCACTCGATGGGCGGCCTGATCAGCCGGCGCTATATCCACGCGACGATGCCAACCTATCCCGACGGCAAGCCCCAGATATCGCACCTGGTGATGCTCGGAACACCCAACAGGGGGAGCAGCTGCGCCGACCTGATGAGCATCCCGCTGGAGCTCGCCGGGAGACCGATGGAGGCCCTGCGCGAACTGCGGCCGATCAATGTGATGAAGTTCAACGCGGAGACCGTCGATCGCAAGGGCGTCCTCTTCTCGGTTCTTGCCGGCAACCCCCTGCCCCCCGTGTGCCGGATGCTCACACGGAGCGATGGCGTGGTCGCCGAGCCATCGGCGAAGTGGATGATCGCGGACAATGAAACGCAGGCCGTTCTGCACACGAGCATGACCGAGACCGGCCCCTTCTCTACGTTCGTGATGCCGCGCATTGCGCTCGGCCCCGGCGAACAGTCGGGGAGCGCGTCGAAATCCGCAGCGACCGCTGGAAGCGCTCGGGCACCGGCGCGCCTCATGCTGCTCGGCGTCGAGGGGCCGGAAGATGAGAGCGGATCAACCACGCCCGACTTTTCGAAGATTCTCCTCATCGCGCCCGGTCAGACGCTGACCATCACGATCCCTGTCGAAGAAGCGAGCAATTTCGGCATGACTTTCCTAGCCGCGAACAGCGTGTCCGCGACGCTGATCGATGACAAAGGCCAAGTCGTCGCCAGCAACAGGAGCGACACTCCGGAGGCGAACCAGATCTTCCGTTCAATCTTCATCGACCGCGCAACCACTAAGGGAAGCTGGAAACTGACACTCGAAAGCAAGGACCGCGCCGATCGCGAGATCATCCTCTCCACCTGGTCGAACGCCATCCGATAG
- a CDS encoding alpha/beta fold hydrolase translates to MSAAALLTAAALASSPVTYQRVEVDGTGIFYREAGPKDAPVIVLLHGYPSSSRMYEPLLRRLSGRYRLIAPDYPGFGHSDAPPPDRYSYTFDHLAETTEEFLKALRIDRYTLFLQDYGGPVGFRVAMKAPGKVQAIIVQNANAYSEGLGVKWAAIADYWADRAAHAEQVDKFMSLEGAKQRHLGLSPNPERYDPDSWTDEYAFLSRPGQRQIQADLLYDYRTNVASYPVWQAWLRELRPPLLVMWGRYDPSFIVPGAEAYRRDVPGAEIHLLDAGHFALDEKAGEVAGLTLDFLDRHLGEPNPRP, encoded by the coding sequence ATGAGCGCGGCAGCCTTGCTCACGGCGGCGGCACTCGCATCGTCACCGGTGACCTATCAGCGCGTCGAGGTCGACGGCACGGGCATCTTCTATCGCGAGGCCGGACCGAAGGATGCGCCGGTCATCGTCCTTCTTCATGGCTATCCTTCCTCGTCGCGGATGTACGAGCCGCTGCTTCGCCGCCTGTCGGGGCGCTACCGGTTGATCGCGCCGGACTATCCGGGGTTCGGTCACAGCGATGCGCCGCCGCCCGATCGATATTCCTACACCTTCGATCATCTCGCCGAGACGACCGAGGAGTTTCTGAAAGCGCTCAGGATCGACCGCTACACCTTGTTTCTTCAGGATTATGGCGGTCCGGTCGGCTTTCGCGTCGCGATGAAGGCTCCCGGCAAGGTGCAGGCGATCATCGTCCAGAACGCCAATGCCTATTCCGAGGGGCTCGGCGTAAAATGGGCGGCGATTGCGGATTATTGGGCCGATCGTGCCGCCCACGCCGAGCAGGTCGACAAGTTCATGTCGCTCGAAGGAGCGAAGCAGCGACACTTAGGGCTCAGCCCCAACCCGGAACGCTATGATCCCGACAGCTGGACCGACGAATATGCCTTTCTGTCGCGCCCGGGACAGCGTCAGATCCAGGCCGATCTGCTTTACGACTATCGAACCAACGTCGCCTCCTATCCGGTCTGGCAGGCGTGGCTGCGCGAGCTTCGCCCGCCGCTGCTCGTGATGTGGGGGCGTTATGATCCCTCGTTCATCGTCCCGGGCGCCGAGGCGTATCGACGCGACGTTCCGGGTGCCGAAATCCACCTGCTCGACGCAGGACATTTTGCGCTCGACGAAAAGGCCGGCGAAGTCGCCGGCCTGACTCTCGATTTCCTCGATCGCCACCTCGGGGAACCTAACCCCCGTCCCTGA
- a CDS encoding LytTR family DNA-binding domain-containing protein produces the protein MSTLHVLLVDDEPLALRRLETLFGDIDDVEVVGTASTGEEAEDRIAKLRPDLVMLDISMPQKSGIRVAADLVADPRPEIIFVTAFEQYAPDAFEVDAADYLLKPVRFDRLRQAVERARRRRAMRDAADRIANASPADAREEAIWVQVASGNLRLPVAQIEWVEAARDYVLLHTATRSYIHRISMTALEQLLDPAQIMRVHRSTFIRPALVKAVQRLGKGLIALEMEDGAVVQVGPSYVRAVLERLGLA, from the coding sequence ATGAGCACGCTGCACGTCCTGCTCGTCGACGACGAGCCGCTTGCGCTGCGGCGTCTTGAAACGCTGTTCGGAGACATCGACGATGTCGAGGTCGTCGGCACGGCTTCGACCGGCGAAGAGGCAGAAGACCGGATTGCCAAGCTCAGGCCCGACCTCGTGATGCTCGACATCTCGATGCCCCAGAAAAGCGGCATCCGCGTTGCCGCCGATCTCGTCGCCGATCCGCGCCCCGAAATCATCTTCGTCACCGCCTTCGAACAATATGCGCCCGATGCGTTCGAGGTCGATGCCGCCGACTATCTGCTTAAACCCGTGCGATTCGACCGGCTCCGCCAGGCAGTCGAACGGGCGCGGCGGCGGCGGGCGATGCGCGACGCGGCCGACCGTATAGCGAACGCTTCGCCAGCGGACGCGCGGGAAGAGGCCATCTGGGTCCAGGTCGCGAGCGGCAACCTCCGCCTCCCCGTGGCGCAGATCGAATGGGTCGAGGCCGCCCGCGACTATGTGCTGCTCCACACTGCTACGCGCAGCTACATCCACCGTATTTCGATGACGGCGCTGGAGCAGTTGCTTGACCCCGCGCAGATCATGCGTGTCCATCGATCAACCTTCATCCGGCCCGCGCTCGTGAAAGCGGTGCAGCGGCTCGGCAAGGGGCTCATCGCACTCGAAATGGAAGATGGAGCGGTCGTTCAGGTCGGGCCGAGCTATGTCCGCGCCGTGCTCGAGAGGCTCGGCCTCGCCTGA